The following coding sequences lie in one Polluticoccus soli genomic window:
- a CDS encoding class I SAM-dependent DNA methyltransferase — translation MPLSLNEIRTRAFNFINEWKDETNEDAEAKSFWDQFFQIFGISRRRIATFEEAVAREGRGKGFIDLLWKGTLLIEHKSRGKDLERAFTQAKDYFPGLKDHELPRYIIVCDFYNFRIYDLDEGTDKSFTLDKLVDNLDLFDFLSGYKRHIFKDQAPINIKAAEQMGKLHDALKEIGYSGHQLELYLVRLLFCLFADDTNIFEKGVFYELLDSRTAEDGSDLAQWIAQLFEVLNTPQENRLKNLDESLAAFPYVNGKLFEEQLRMAAFDSKMRKILLDCCALDWSSISPAIFGSLFQSVMDEKARRNLGAHYTSEKNILKLIKPLFLDELYEEFNKVKTNARQLDAFHTKLSTLRFLDPACGCGNFLIIAYRELRLLEIEVIKAKFKNQMATNIDAYINVNVDQFYGIEYEEFPAQIAQVAMWLIDHQMNIKVSEAFGEYFVRLPLRKSATIAHGNALRIDWQSLIKEEGVYYNYILGNPPFVGKHLQNAVQKDDMELIFSGVKNAGVLDYVAAWYLLAAKYMANINSDCSTAFVSTNSVAQGEQVGILWGELFSQQHVKIQFAHQTFKWSNEARGNAGVHVVIVGFALKERANKFIFTYEDPASEPNAIPAKNINPYLVEGKDLIVISRKQPICNVPSINYGSMANDGGHLILSEEERVEMEKNDPASKAFIRPFLGSHEFINNVQRWCLWLKDVLPSELKKSNATLKRISMVKDYRLKSTRAATRKLADFPFLFGEIRQPETNYLLIPGVSSENRKYIPIGFLSKDVIASDLARTVPNASLFSFGVLTSVMHMAWVKYVCGRLESRFRYSNNIVYNNFPWPENPSEKQKEAVEKAAQEVLDARAQFPNASLADLYDPNTMPPALVKAHQALDKAVDLCYRSQPFPNETKRIEYLFELYDKYTAGLFTEEKKTKKKKTTT, via the coding sequence ATGCCTTTAAGCCTCAACGAAATAAGGACCCGTGCATTCAACTTCATCAACGAATGGAAAGATGAAACCAATGAAGATGCAGAAGCGAAATCGTTTTGGGATCAGTTCTTCCAGATATTCGGCATCTCACGTCGACGTATTGCCACATTTGAAGAAGCAGTAGCACGCGAGGGCAGGGGCAAAGGCTTTATTGACCTGCTGTGGAAGGGCACGCTACTTATAGAGCACAAAAGCCGTGGTAAGGACCTGGAGCGGGCTTTCACGCAAGCCAAAGACTACTTCCCAGGCCTTAAAGACCATGAGCTGCCGCGCTACATTATCGTCTGCGATTTTTACAACTTTCGCATTTACGATCTCGACGAAGGCACCGACAAATCATTTACGCTCGATAAGCTGGTAGATAACCTCGACCTGTTCGATTTCCTTTCAGGTTACAAGCGGCACATCTTCAAAGACCAGGCGCCTATCAACATAAAGGCTGCCGAGCAAATGGGTAAGCTGCACGATGCCCTGAAAGAAATAGGCTACAGCGGCCACCAGCTGGAGCTGTACCTGGTACGCCTGCTGTTTTGCCTTTTTGCCGACGACACTAATATTTTTGAGAAGGGTGTTTTTTACGAGTTGCTCGATAGCCGTACTGCCGAAGACGGCAGCGACCTCGCACAGTGGATAGCTCAGCTCTTCGAGGTGCTAAACACACCACAGGAAAACAGGCTGAAGAATCTGGATGAATCGCTGGCTGCGTTTCCGTATGTGAACGGTAAGTTGTTTGAAGAGCAACTGCGCATGGCTGCATTTGATAGCAAGATGCGCAAGATACTGCTCGACTGCTGCGCGCTCGACTGGAGCTCCATCAGCCCTGCCATATTCGGTTCGCTGTTTCAAAGTGTGATGGACGAAAAGGCACGCCGAAACCTTGGTGCTCACTATACCAGCGAGAAGAATATCCTAAAGCTGATAAAGCCACTGTTTCTCGATGAATTGTACGAAGAGTTCAACAAAGTAAAAACGAATGCCCGCCAGCTCGATGCTTTTCACACCAAGCTGTCTACACTGCGTTTTCTCGATCCGGCCTGCGGTTGTGGCAACTTTCTGATCATCGCTTATCGTGAGCTGCGCCTGCTGGAAATAGAGGTGATAAAAGCTAAGTTCAAAAACCAGATGGCTACGAACATTGATGCTTATATTAATGTCAATGTCGATCAGTTCTACGGCATCGAATACGAAGAGTTCCCTGCGCAGATAGCGCAAGTGGCCATGTGGCTGATAGACCACCAGATGAACATCAAAGTGAGCGAGGCCTTTGGTGAATACTTTGTACGACTTCCGCTGCGCAAGAGCGCGACCATTGCACATGGAAATGCTTTGCGTATAGATTGGCAAAGCCTGATAAAAGAGGAAGGTGTTTACTACAATTATATTTTGGGTAATCCGCCGTTTGTTGGGAAACATTTGCAAAACGCCGTTCAAAAAGACGACATGGAGTTGATTTTTTCCGGTGTAAAAAATGCTGGTGTGTTAGATTATGTTGCAGCATGGTATTTGCTCGCAGCCAAATATATGGCTAACATAAACTCTGACTGCTCTACTGCATTTGTTTCGACAAATTCAGTTGCACAGGGCGAGCAGGTAGGAATACTCTGGGGAGAGCTCTTTAGTCAGCAGCATGTAAAAATTCAATTTGCTCACCAGACTTTTAAATGGTCAAACGAGGCTCGAGGAAATGCTGGTGTGCATGTTGTGATAGTTGGCTTCGCGCTCAAGGAACGTGCGAACAAATTTATTTTTACTTATGAAGACCCTGCGTCAGAACCCAATGCTATACCGGCCAAAAATATAAATCCATATTTGGTTGAAGGGAAGGACTTGATTGTAATTTCTCGCAAGCAACCAATTTGCAATGTTCCATCTATCAATTATGGAAGTATGGCAAATGATGGTGGGCATCTCATACTCTCTGAAGAAGAAAGGGTGGAAATGGAAAAGAATGACCCTGCATCAAAAGCTTTTATTCGCCCCTTTTTAGGTTCTCACGAGTTTATCAATAACGTGCAACGGTGGTGTCTTTGGCTTAAAGATGTTCTCCCAAGTGAGTTGAAGAAATCTAATGCGACTTTGAAGAGAATTTCAATGGTCAAAGATTATAGATTAAAGAGCACTCGAGCAGCAACGAGGAAACTGGCGGACTTTCCATTTCTTTTTGGTGAAATTCGACAGCCTGAAACGAATTATTTACTGATTCCTGGCGTTTCCTCTGAAAATCGAAAATACATTCCGATTGGCTTTTTGTCAAAAGACGTAATAGCGAGTGATCTGGCACGAACTGTCCCCAACGCTTCTCTGTTTTCATTTGGAGTTTTGACTTCCGTAATGCATATGGCTTGGGTTAAGTATGTGTGTGGACGGCTAGAAAGCCGTTTTCGATATTCAAATAATATCGTCTACAACAACTTTCCTTGGCCTGAAAATCCAAGCGAGAAACAAAAAGAAGCTGTAGAAAAAGCAGCGCAGGAAGTGCTCGACGCAAGAGCGCAATTTCCAAACGCCAGTCTTGCAGACCTGTACGATCCCAACACCATGCCGCCTGCACTGGTCAAAGCCCACCAGGCCCTCGACAAAGCAGTTGACCTCTGCTATCGTTCCCAACCCTTCCCTAACGAAACTAAACGCATTGAATACCTGTTTGAGCTGTATGATAAATACACTGCGGGGTTGTTTACAGAGGAAAAGAAAACTAAAAAGAAAAAGACAACCACATGA
- the ftsH gene encoding ATP-dependent zinc metalloprotease FtsH, which yields MEDKKQRPVPGGERGPRKGPKFNIYWIYGIIFLLLIGLQFFSGSLGSNTQEISFQDFKTSYLDKGTVEKLVVVNNSEVEVYTKASAQPQQPGSRSPFTRSTAADPAIKFRIGSVETFENNLRDAQVNVPEGQRVRVIYEPRGSLLNDILNSFLLPAILIVAMWFLIMRKMGGGAGGAGGAGGIFNIGKSKAQLFEKGTRVNITFNDVAGLDEAKVEVMEIVDFLKNPKKYTSLGGKIPKGALLVGPPGTGKTLLAKAVAGEAQVPFFSMSGSDFVELFVGVGASRVRDLFKQAREKAPCIVFIDEIDAIGRARGKNVVMSNDERENTLNQLLVEMDGFSGDTGIIVLAATNRPDVLDTALLRPGRFDRQISIDIPDVKGREKIFEVHLKPIKKSKNLDINKLATQTPGFAGADIANICNEAALIAARQGKTEVDMQDFNDAIDRVIGGLEKKNKIISPEEKKVIAFHEAGHAVCGWFLEHAHPLVKVSIVPRGVAALGYAQYLPKEQYLYTTEQMNDQMVALFGGRAAEDIIFGQISTGAQNDLERITKMAYSMISIYGMNDKVGNISYYDGQQEYATTKPYSEETAKIIDEEVRALILGQYERTKKLLSEHKHHLHALAEELLKKEVLFKDDLERLIGKRPFEDMTPNEGIPPVTGTVGSETRFGDNS from the coding sequence ATGGAAGATAAAAAACAACGTCCCGTACCGGGAGGCGAAAGGGGCCCGCGAAAAGGTCCCAAATTCAATATATACTGGATCTACGGTATCATATTCCTGCTGCTTATTGGCCTGCAGTTTTTTAGCGGCAGCCTGGGCAGCAACACGCAGGAAATAAGCTTCCAGGACTTTAAGACCAGCTACCTGGATAAAGGCACGGTTGAAAAGCTGGTGGTAGTGAACAACAGCGAAGTAGAAGTATACACCAAAGCATCGGCGCAACCGCAGCAACCCGGCTCACGTAGCCCGTTTACGCGCAGCACAGCGGCTGATCCTGCTATCAAGTTCCGCATTGGTTCTGTAGAAACTTTTGAGAACAACCTGCGCGATGCGCAAGTGAATGTACCGGAAGGACAGCGTGTACGTGTGATATACGAACCACGCGGCAGCCTGCTCAACGACATCCTGAACTCATTCCTGCTTCCTGCTATCCTGATCGTGGCCATGTGGTTCCTGATCATGCGTAAGATGGGTGGCGGCGCTGGTGGTGCAGGTGGCGCTGGTGGTATCTTCAACATCGGTAAGTCTAAAGCGCAACTGTTTGAAAAAGGTACACGCGTTAACATCACCTTCAACGACGTAGCCGGTCTGGACGAAGCGAAAGTGGAGGTAATGGAGATCGTAGACTTCCTGAAGAATCCTAAAAAATACACCTCGCTGGGTGGTAAGATACCCAAGGGTGCCCTGCTGGTTGGCCCTCCGGGTACCGGTAAAACTCTGCTGGCAAAAGCAGTAGCGGGCGAGGCCCAGGTGCCTTTCTTCTCTATGTCGGGTTCCGATTTCGTAGAACTCTTCGTGGGTGTGGGTGCCAGCCGTGTACGCGACCTGTTCAAACAAGCGCGCGAGAAAGCACCTTGTATCGTGTTTATCGATGAGATAGACGCCATAGGCCGTGCACGTGGTAAGAACGTTGTGATGAGCAACGACGAGCGTGAGAACACCCTCAACCAACTGCTGGTAGAGATGGATGGTTTCAGCGGCGATACTGGTATCATTGTACTGGCGGCTACCAACAGGCCCGATGTACTGGATACAGCCCTGCTGCGTCCCGGCCGTTTCGATCGCCAGATATCTATCGACATTCCGGATGTAAAAGGCCGTGAGAAGATATTTGAAGTGCACCTGAAGCCGATCAAAAAATCAAAGAACCTCGACATCAATAAGCTGGCTACCCAGACACCTGGTTTTGCCGGTGCCGATATCGCCAACATCTGTAACGAGGCTGCGCTGATAGCTGCACGCCAGGGTAAAACAGAGGTGGATATGCAGGACTTCAACGATGCTATCGATCGCGTGATCGGTGGTCTGGAGAAGAAGAACAAGATCATCTCTCCTGAAGAGAAGAAGGTGATCGCCTTCCACGAGGCTGGCCACGCAGTGTGCGGCTGGTTCCTCGAGCACGCACACCCGCTGGTGAAGGTGTCTATCGTTCCGCGTGGTGTAGCTGCGCTGGGTTATGCACAATACCTGCCAAAAGAGCAGTACCTGTACACTACCGAGCAGATGAACGACCAGATGGTGGCCCTGTTTGGTGGCCGTGCTGCAGAAGACATCATTTTCGGACAGATATCTACAGGTGCGCAAAACGACCTGGAGCGTATCACCAAGATGGCCTACAGCATGATCAGCATCTATGGTATGAACGATAAGGTAGGTAACATCTCTTACTACGACGGACAGCAGGAGTATGCTACTACAAAGCCTTACAGCGAGGAAACAGCCAAGATAATAGACGAAGAAGTACGCGCCCTGATACTGGGCCAGTACGAGCGCACCAAGAAGCTGCTGAGCGAGCACAAGCACCACCTGCATGCGCTGGCAGAGGAACTGCTGAAAAAAGAAGTGCTCTTCAAAGACGACCTGGAACGCCTGATAGGCAAACGCCCGTTTGAGGACATGACACCGAACGAAGGCATACCGCCTGTAACAGGCACGGTAGGCTCCGAGACTCGCTTCGGTGACAACTCATAA
- the rsfS gene encoding ribosome silencing factor — MDKIITALQGRKKPASRLTRNSKLFKTILKAIKEKKGEEIVSLDLRKIDEAVADFFILCEAKSHIQIKAIADFIEETVKKECDERPFHVENGDHWTLIDYVNVVVHVFQHEQRKFYDLESLWMDSERMEHND; from the coding sequence TTGGATAAAATAATAACTGCATTACAGGGAAGAAAAAAACCTGCATCCCGCCTGACGCGTAACAGCAAACTTTTTAAAACGATCCTCAAAGCAATAAAGGAGAAAAAAGGAGAAGAAATAGTGTCGCTCGATCTTAGAAAGATTGACGAGGCGGTAGCGGATTTTTTCATTTTGTGCGAAGCGAAGTCTCACATCCAGATCAAGGCAATAGCCGATTTCATAGAAGAGACCGTGAAGAAAGAATGCGACGAAAGACCTTTTCACGTGGAGAATGGCGACCATTGGACGCTGATAGATTATGTGAACGTGGTGGTACATGTTTTTCAACACGAACAACGTAAATTTTACGATCTGGAGAGCCTTTGGATGGACTCAGAACGTATGGAGCACAACGATTAA
- a CDS encoding biotin--[acetyl-CoA-carboxylase] ligase, with product MPVNLQAILDAPIIQLDTIDSTNNYAMRLVDADTAQEGLTIVAASQTQGKGQRGHTWADNPGESLLMSLIIRPQHSLERQFMFSATVAVAIANVLQKLDERCDVQIKWPNDIIINDKKAGGILIENIIRGSSWTYAVVGLGLNVNQPLLPAELPYATSLHQATGRRFDMDELLSQLRQEIITLTAHPQADEDILAQYNDSLFRKGSFQAFGKDGDRWKAEILSVTPDGKLQVRLEDGTGIGYVHGSVEWIWG from the coding sequence TTGCCAGTTAATTTACAGGCCATTCTGGATGCCCCGATAATTCAACTTGATACTATTGACAGCACCAATAACTATGCCATGCGGCTGGTAGATGCCGATACGGCACAAGAGGGTCTGACAATAGTAGCCGCTTCGCAAACGCAGGGTAAGGGCCAAAGAGGCCATACCTGGGCGGACAACCCCGGAGAAAGCCTGCTGATGAGCCTTATTATCCGCCCGCAGCACAGTTTGGAACGGCAATTCATGTTCAGTGCTACGGTGGCGGTAGCAATTGCAAATGTTTTGCAAAAACTGGACGAAAGGTGCGACGTGCAGATCAAGTGGCCTAATGACATCATTATCAATGACAAAAAGGCAGGGGGCATTCTTATCGAAAATATAATACGCGGCAGCAGCTGGACCTATGCCGTGGTAGGCCTGGGGCTGAATGTAAACCAGCCGCTACTACCGGCAGAGCTACCCTATGCCACGTCGTTGCACCAGGCAACCGGTCGGAGGTTTGATATGGATGAGCTATTGAGTCAGCTTCGCCAGGAAATAATAACGCTTACAGCTCACCCGCAGGCAGATGAAGATATCCTTGCGCAGTACAATGATTCATTATTCCGAAAGGGCAGCTTTCAAGCCTTTGGCAAAGATGGAGACAGGTGGAAGGCTGAAATCCTATCCGTTACTCCAGACGGAAAGCTACAAGTCCGGTTGGAAGATGGCACCGGCATCGGCTATGTCCACGGGAGTGTTGAATGGATCTGGGGATAG
- a CDS encoding anthranilate synthase component II — protein MWILLDNYDSFTYILHHYLLQTGNECVVYRNDELSLQQLIDLNPSRLIISPGPETPIEAGICMDAIAHFHDKIPILGVCLGHQALGMFFGAKLVHAKHPMHGKTSEVTHNGHPLFQGVSSPFTVMRYHSLAIEELDETGLQSIAQTDDGTIMAFVHERHQCTGIQFHPESIGTPDGMQLLINWAVL, from the coding sequence ATGTGGATACTGCTCGATAACTATGATTCGTTTACCTATATACTGCATCACTACCTGCTGCAGACAGGTAATGAGTGTGTAGTATATCGGAATGACGAATTATCGCTGCAGCAGCTTATTGATCTGAATCCTTCACGTCTTATCATCTCTCCCGGCCCTGAAACGCCTATAGAGGCTGGCATTTGCATGGATGCGATTGCCCACTTTCACGACAAGATCCCAATACTTGGGGTATGCCTTGGTCACCAGGCCCTGGGTATGTTCTTCGGTGCAAAACTAGTCCATGCCAAACATCCAATGCATGGCAAAACTAGCGAGGTAACTCACAATGGACACCCGCTGTTTCAAGGAGTGTCCTCTCCATTCACGGTTATGCGTTACCACTCGTTAGCTATTGAAGAGTTAGATGAAACGGGATTGCAGTCAATTGCGCAAACTGATGATGGAACGATCATGGCGTTTGTACATGAACGTCATCAATGCACCGGTATCCAGTTCCACCCTGAATCTATTGGAACGCCGGACGGCATGCAGCTGCTAATAAACTGGGCTGTGCTGTAA
- a CDS encoding CvpA family protein has product MVIDIIGITLVVIFFIRGYMKGIIVAAFSLLAIVLGIICSLKLSHEFAAWLAAKHIVTSGWAQIVSFVVLFVGILFGVRLVAKALETSARAMMLGWVNSGIGGVLYALMAAVIWSALLWLAAQMSLISPETIADSKTYSYTAPIAPWTFDKIGSVWPMVKSLFADLQQYFSGVNKPAHVDTAR; this is encoded by the coding sequence ATGGTTATCGACATTATTGGCATTACGCTGGTAGTTATCTTCTTTATACGCGGCTACATGAAAGGAATCATTGTAGCCGCTTTTTCTCTATTGGCCATAGTCCTTGGCATTATCTGTTCGCTCAAACTCTCGCATGAATTTGCCGCATGGCTGGCAGCCAAACATATTGTCACTTCAGGCTGGGCCCAGATCGTCAGTTTTGTGGTATTGTTTGTCGGTATTCTGTTTGGAGTACGATTGGTTGCCAAAGCTCTCGAAACTTCAGCGAGAGCTATGATGCTGGGTTGGGTGAACAGTGGAATAGGAGGAGTTTTATATGCTTTGATGGCTGCTGTCATCTGGAGTGCCTTACTTTGGCTTGCAGCACAGATGAGCCTGATCTCTCCGGAAACCATCGCCGATAGCAAAACCTATTCATACACTGCACCAATTGCGCCATGGACATTTGACAAAATAGGGTCGGTGTGGCCAATGGTCAAAAGCCTGTTCGCCGATCTGCAGCAATACTTTTCCGGAGTCAACAAACCCGCGCATGTGGATACTGCTCGATAA
- a CDS encoding GatB/YqeY domain-containing protein, whose product MSLEQKVMEQMKDAMKAKDEAALRTLRAIKSAILIEKTSAGASDTLTEADETKMLQKMAKQRRDSLDIFTQQNREDLAVKEREELAIIEKFLPKQMSQEELQAELKAIITEVGASSPADMGKVMGVASKKLAGKADGKAISENVKQLLAGG is encoded by the coding sequence ATGTCACTCGAACAAAAAGTAATGGAGCAAATGAAGGACGCGATGAAAGCTAAAGACGAAGCTGCATTGCGTACCCTTCGCGCTATCAAATCTGCGATCCTGATCGAAAAAACATCGGCCGGTGCAAGCGATACGCTTACCGAAGCGGACGAAACAAAAATGCTGCAGAAAATGGCTAAGCAACGTCGTGATTCGCTCGATATCTTCACCCAGCAAAACCGTGAAGATCTCGCAGTGAAAGAGCGCGAAGAACTGGCCATCATCGAAAAATTCCTGCCCAAACAAATGTCGCAGGAAGAGCTGCAAGCTGAACTGAAAGCCATTATTACTGAAGTAGGTGCAAGCTCGCCTGCCGATATGGGCAAAGTAATGGGGGTTGCTTCTAAAAAGCTGGCCGGCAAAGCTGACGGCAAAGCGATCTCTGAGAACGTTAAACAGTTACTAGCGGGCGGATAA
- the gldC gene encoding gliding motility protein GldC, with amino-acid sequence MKSTININVELDEEKMPETIEWNAPDGGVDDLQKAKAILLGLWDGDQKSALRIDLWTKKMMVDEMNDFFYQTFFGMADTYLRATKNAELSNELKEFAKSFLKKASDALEKENSNN; translated from the coding sequence ATGAAATCAACGATAAACATAAACGTAGAGCTCGACGAGGAAAAAATGCCGGAAACCATTGAGTGGAACGCTCCTGATGGTGGCGTAGACGACTTGCAGAAGGCGAAAGCTATATTACTGGGTCTTTGGGACGGCGATCAGAAATCAGCTCTCCGCATCGACCTGTGGACAAAGAAGATGATGGTGGACGAAATGAATGATTTCTTTTACCAGACTTTCTTCGGTATGGCTGATACTTACCTGCGCGCAACTAAGAACGCAGAACTGTCGAACGAGCTGAAAGAATTTGCGAAGTCGTTCCTGAAAAAAGCATCAGACGCACTCGAAAAAGAGAACAGCAATAATTAG
- a CDS encoding MlaE family ABC transporter permease — MLTNFFEHLGRISIMLAGTINRPENTKVYWKEFMEQCNDIGIRSLPIVLVISFFLGAVLTIQTAYQLVSPLVPKPVVAQIIRDSAILELSPTVICIVLAGVVGSKIASELGNMRVSEQIDALEIMGINTKSYLVLPKIIAAAIMVPLLIVLSIAVTIWGGYIAGMFSQVLTQEQFHQGLTQGFLPYNLFFAIVKALVFSLIISIIPAYYGYYVQGGALEIGRASTTSVVVSCILILLADYVLSALLL; from the coding sequence ATGCTGACCAATTTTTTTGAGCACCTAGGCAGGATAAGTATTATGCTGGCGGGCACTATCAATAGACCCGAGAACACCAAGGTGTACTGGAAGGAGTTCATGGAGCAATGCAACGATATCGGAATTCGTTCGCTGCCTATCGTTTTAGTGATCTCTTTCTTCCTGGGTGCCGTACTGACAATACAGACAGCCTACCAGCTGGTGAGCCCGTTGGTTCCTAAACCGGTGGTGGCACAGATCATACGCGACTCTGCTATACTTGAGTTATCACCGACGGTAATTTGTATCGTGTTGGCGGGCGTGGTTGGGTCTAAGATCGCCTCTGAGCTTGGTAATATGCGCGTGAGCGAACAGATTGACGCGCTGGAGATAATGGGTATTAATACCAAATCTTACCTGGTGTTGCCTAAAATTATTGCCGCGGCTATCATGGTGCCTTTGCTGATCGTATTGTCGATCGCAGTTACTATCTGGGGCGGTTATATAGCGGGTATGTTCTCACAGGTGCTGACGCAGGAACAATTTCATCAGGGCCTGACCCAGGGTTTTCTGCCATACAACTTGTTTTTCGCAATCGTTAAGGCGCTCGTGTTCTCGCTCATTATCTCGATCATCCCGGCTTATTATGGCTACTATGTGCAGGGTGGGGCGCTCGAGATTGGCCGTGCGTCAACCACCTCCGTGGTTGTTAGTTGTATCCTGATATTGCTGGCCGACTATGTGCTTTCCGCGCTATTGTTATAA